In the Leguminivora glycinivorella isolate SPB_JAAS2020 chromosome 9, LegGlyc_1.1, whole genome shotgun sequence genome, ggcgtttagaagtaagttattcgccgtaaaccagtctgttatgctagacagtgcatcgttgatgttatcgaagctgctttcctttctgtcaactttgaatataagagaagtgtcgtcagcaaataacactatatcatgtttatcttgcactagtttcggtagatcattaatgtatactaagaacaggaagggaccgagaattgaaccttgaggcactccaagtgctaccggtgaacctgctgattgagtcccattgataacaactcgctgagttctgtcggaaaggtacgatgaaacaaggtcaagggcagcagctttaaccccatagtggctcaattttctctttaaattctcgtgatcaacgcaatcaaaggcctttgatagatcacagaaaattccaacagcatcttgagctctttcccaggcgtcaaagatgtgttttagaagtaccacaccggcatcagtagttgaacgacctctggtaaaaccaaattgattattgtcaagcaatttatttctgttaaagtgagacaacagttgattaagaataagcttctcaaagaccttacttagcgctggtaatattgaaataggtctaaagttggtcgggtctgatttcgttcctgatttaaacagcgggataattttgctgtgtttcataatatcaggaaaaatgccagtttcaatacatctgttgaaaatctcagctaaatagggtgcgattgattctactattgagtgtaatactttaactgacaagccccatagatcttcagttttctttaaatttaaagatctgaacgttttaataactatggtcggagtaacataagaaaatgtgaatatttctgaacattcttctacattagcttgcagcatttcttcagcgacaattggcgatgagttaagagactttgttgtctctgccggtatattcgagaaaaatcgcTCGAAGTGATCTGCCACTTCACGGTCGGAACTTACTAAAGTATCAGCAACTCGTAGGTTGTAGTGCCGTTCTTTTATTTTACGCTTTCCTGTTTCACTGCTGATCACTTGCCATGTAGTTTTAACTTTATCGCTGGAATTTAAGATCTTTTTGGATAAATAATCAGCTTTAGCGGCGACACACATTCTTTTAAAAGATTTCGAGAAATTCTTTACGTACTCTATAAATTCCGGCCTTTTATCAGTTGTTCGCAGATCATACAAATCATAGAGCCGGCGTCTCTTATCGTGAATATCCGGCGTAGCCCAGTCGCTAAATTTAACCTTGACCTTGCCCTGCATCTTCTTGGGGATGAAGCAGGCATCAAATTCCTTTTTTATACAGTTAAACAACTCAGAACTCAGACAGTCAGGGTTCTCTCGGTTACATGAAAGAAAAGGTAAGTTGTTCCTAATATTACGATTGAATGACTGTAAGCGCCTTTCGGAAATCAGTCTGCACACAGTGTCTTGTGGAATATCCTCTATCTTCCCGCCAAAAGAGGCTTTTAGTCCACAGTGGTCAGAACTCAAGGTGTTTATTACAGATTTACTAATCGCAATATCGTTACTGAAGATGTTGTCTATACATGTTGCACTGGTTGCCGTGATTCTAGTTGgttcacaaaataaatttactaaattaaaagatttaaaggtatttagtAACCTTCCACACAAAGGCGAATTTTCtagcaaattaatattaaaatcgccACATACAACTATAGTTTTCTGACTTCTAAAAACACGACTAAGGACTTCATCTATAACCgattcaaatacattatagTCCGCCGATGGGGGCCTGTACACGCATacaacaataaatcgttccaaCTCGACACAAGAAAGTTCTATAACGCGTTCTACAGACAAGTCAACAATGTCTCTACGCTCTTTACTTTTTATACTATGTTTAACCATTATCAATGACCCGCCGCGAATGCAGGATCTTCTGAAGAAATAACTAACTATACTatgattattgtaattaaacataaattcatGCCCTTTAAGCCAGTGCTCGGTTATACAGAGAATGTCAATATTCGAGGACTGTAAAAACAAATCTATTTCGAGTTCCTTGCTGGCAAAGCcttgaatattctggtgaactaAATTTAATAACTCGGTTTCACTAAGCATACTAGCTTCAATACGAGCAGAGCCGGCCGGTGCAGACGTTGTCGTAGCGGTTAGTTTAAATACAAATCACCAGGCGACTCCGTCTCGGAACCCACGCTACCGAGACATAAAGAGCTACGCGAAGTAAAACTACTAGACGCCGCCCTAGATACGACGGAGTCCTCAATATTATATGCTAACAGGTTAGCACAATCCACTAGACATCTTTTCGGTAGGTAGGTTCTGTTACAGGGCATTACAAAATCATATATAAATTTATTCGTATCAAAATACGAAATCGTACTACTATACTGAGAGATTGTACAACAAAGAATTATAATGGTAAACTCTCTTATTCACCTTTCTCGACCTTCTGTATGGGAGcgcacacataattattttccctACCTCTCCCCGATCGAGCGCCGACAGAGTAGCGGACAAATTTAAAATATCGCGTTTAGTACAGTCTAAACTGTTCCCTACAAAAACTATAAGCGTCGAATCGCGGTCAAACTCGCCTGCAGAGATGCACTCGACCAAACGAGCGACGGTGGCCCCCGGGTGACAGTGGTTGATGACGCGCCGGTGGAGGCGCTCCGCCAGCAGCGCGCCCAGCCCGGCGCCCGCCTCGTCGCTGTACAgcacggcgcgggcgcgggcggcgcgcggcggcggcggggagcacgccgcggcggcggcggggaggATGGCGGCGCGAGGCGGGGCGACGGCGGCGAGACGAGGGGTGGCGGCGCCGGAGCGGGCGAGACATAGGTCAGCAGCGCCAGAGCCAGCGTAGCTAGGCTGGGCGGCGACGAGGCCGGCTCGACGAGGGCCGGCGGCGATGGAGCCGGCCCGGCGATGGACGGTCGCGATGGAACCCGCTCGACGACGCCCGGCGGTGACGATGGCGGTTGAGCCGGTACTGGCGCAGGATCCCCGAAGCTCGAGACGGGGTGAAGGTCTCTGCTGGGCTCGAGCGCGAGGCTCGGGCGCGACGCGAACAGCGCTCGCAGCGCGGGCGATCCCGGCGCGGCTAGGACGGCACGCAGCGCGGGCGAACTCGGCGCGGCGGGGCGCGTCGGTGGCCGTGGTGACTCGAAGCTCAGGTTGTAGCCGCTGCCCGGTTCTAGAACATTATTCATAAAGGCTATGTACTCCTGTAAAGCTTTACTTGACAATTCATCCCTATTAGTTAAGTCTatcaactttaattctaatttttttaattcatcgGAGCGGAGATTCAGCTCCTCAGTTGTCCTGTCTAGTTGATATTGACAGTTTAAAAGTTCCTCGCTGAGGGAAACACTTTTACATTTAGATTGCACTGTCTTAAACAGTGAAGTATGACGTTTCAGCAAAAGCTTTGATTTCTTAATGAATCTGTTCAATttcaagtattttttaattttattgttacctTTCAATGTAACTCTAACATCACTGTGGTCCTCAAATTGCACAGAATTTTTAATATCTAAAGTTTCTATTATTGGAGAGGACACTGTACTATCAAGAACTAAATCTACATCAAAACTATTTAATTCAGCAAAAATACTCATATTATTGTCAGCGGGCACGGGGTTGCCGGAGCAATACTTGCAAACATGTTTTGATTCCGACTCCTCCAGTTGCTGTTGCAAGTCCCGGACGCGTTGTAACGCCAGCTCGTGTATATCCTGGCATTGCTGGAACCGGTTGACAATGGCCTGCAGTTCATCGCGCTGCCCTTGCAAGTCTTCATACTCAACGTCTTGGTTGGCGAGTTGATTTTTTAGTGTTGTGTTTGTTCTTACAACACGCTCAATCTCCTGTTCACTCTCTTCTTGTTCTTGAAGGAGCTTTTTGTTCAGCTCGTTGGCTGTTTTGAGCTCCTTCTGTAATTGTTGCATTTTGGCAATCAGGACGTCCCTCCTTGTAGTCATCTTGGTAGGTTGTTCTGAAGACATATTTGTAATTTGAGACAATATAgccaataaaatatatgtataggcAGTGAGAATTTGTAATTATTAACTTAATACTTGCACTTGATACACTATTCAATAATAACAATATGACTTTAATGAGGAAATCAAAATTTACTAATCTTAATTCCTAGTGTATGATAACATATAGTAGGTTTATAATTCACTTTATTGAAAGTTTAACTGGTTTCCACTGTGTGTAGTCTTATTGTTTTTGAAGAGATTTAACAATGAACTAAGAAACACGGTAAGTTAAAACACTAAACAAGTTGTCATCAAAACATGTACAAACATAACCAAATACCTAATGACTACTAGCAATTTGAAAGATTACATGAAGACTGTATGTAAAGATTATGAAAACAATACTCATCTGTAAATATCTTCGCAGAAACACTTGTAAAAcggtgtattttttaaatttcggaCGTTACTTCGTTGACAGTTGACTTATTTTTTGTCGTCGATTTTTGGCTTCTTACAATGCATGGACACTTGAGATAACATTTTATCACTTGAATTGCAGCATGATAGTCCCATTTATCACAAtatcttcttatattttatgAAGTCACTACTCCATCCCCTCCCTAATTATTCTTTAAAACTTaactttaaaaacacaattaaaaGCCGGGATAAACGTCAGCCCATAATTTGCCGTCCTAAGCCTCACGGGTGCGTACGCAAACATTTTACAAGGACTTATGCAAGCGACGTTTAGGATCAAGGTGGTTCAGTTACGTGTCAGAGTCATTAATTTGATACAGTGTATAAGTAAGCTATTTGTATACGATGTATACAGAAAGTTCCTATGACTTAAATGGGAAGTTTTctttaatagggaacttgactgtacttaatataaaatattttataccatgcacgaaataaagcatcatataattataagaaaaacaaggACAGAAGTTAATTTTAacttcaatttatattttataagtcagataaaaatatattaagtaaatcagttgaccgtgaggTCACTCAACtggatttcatattaattccatattagcaagtcgttttgacagttcttaacaAGAAGCTGttttgactaggaggaaagtagcctattccaACAGCAATTTTGATAGCCCtgtttacggcccagccacgacattggtctaagcgcgacagcggtgagcgccAGCCATACgtacgaatgaaaagtcccatcgctgtgtctcgctccaatgtatggccgccgctcaccgctcggctgtcgcgcttagaccaatgctTAGCCGTTACCTACAAGGGTTAGTACCTAAATGTCATAGTTTCATCGAAGTTTGACATTTAATATAACATTTGCATCGGCAGGGCctgcgctggtagcctagcggtaagaacaTGCGACTTTCGTTACGGAGgacgcgggttcgaaccccggcttgcaccaatgagtttttcggaatttatgtgctcggaataaatgtcattttatatttgccagtcgcttttcggtgaaggaaaacatcgtgaggaaacctaactaattccaataaggtctagtttacccttcgggttggaaggtcagatggcagtcgctttcgtaaaaactagtgtctacgccaaattttgggattagttgaagcggaccccaggctcccatgagccgcggcaaatgccgggataacgcaaggaggatgatgattttgcATCGGCGGGGCCTtcaaaatcgttgccaacttTTCTTGGACTGACTCTAAAGTAAAAGTGTATGCTCGACACGCATGCTCAGTAGATGAGACCATCATGtcataccaaagaggattgagtattatacagagttactgtcaaagtaaaatgagtaatcacagtgcatagactgccatctctcgacacaagcttaaaacttttaaacataaattttgACAATAtggaccatattcttagcttgatatgattgtgttaaaatgtcatatattaatattagcgccatctagccgagcgtcccccaaaagtgtaacgccatctaggccaccggacctttttctatatggttctgaggtacatttttttcttagactgtagctgtttatacggagttatatatgtctttgatcatACCTATGCTAATAATGACGAACTGTTCAGATAGAAATCTTTTAGATTTAGAAAAGCTCATCGGGATCTTAGTTACTTTTGGTGCTTTGTTTTCTTCGCTACTATTGATGCTGACTACGCtacgtacggtcaaccaatttgaatcacaggccactctagaaccctgtcttattgacaccgtgcattTGGCCAGAAGTTACTttttgacgttgactgtgaaaaggatctacagtggcctatgtttcaaattggttgactgtactaattgtaaactattgaaatatatgattattattaaattaaaacgggacttaatcgcgtaaaacttacgttttatatttaacccgacgtttcggacatgacattacgtccgtggtcacgggtagactggctgggagttgtatcaacatcttctagctgtacgagtttttcgaactacccgcacttgattgtcatcagtcacttttacgctagggttgccactctgcctacatacaacactcacgacatccgatggtatgagacgggaagttttctcacgtttacacttgctaatcactggattccacgaagatgaaatcccttgcccttcattttgattgaaattacgatgtttcctgatttcaatcgcttcacgtactttcctgctatagtaaagacgttcagttgaaaggactttgggattatgcagttcaatccagtggttcggtcctgactctagcaaatgctcggcaaccgcagacttatttatttgtcgttttttgaccgccgcgatatgttctttgaccctttccgctatggtgcgtttggtttctccaatataagaactaccacagctacagtcaatcttataaacgcctggcgtctgatatggaataacatcctttgctgaccttagtTGCCCCGCCACCTTCGACAACGGCATGTACACAGTCTGTATCGAATACTTCTTTAGTATGGTACCAACCTTGTCTGTCACTCCCTTGACATAGGGCATAAATGCCGGTCGTCTTGCAACATTCGGATGCTTCTTCGCAGGCTTTCGTCTTGGTTGCCGACAATCCACCCTGTACCCATTCTTTCTAAGAACCTCCTGAATGTGTGACATCTCACTCTCTAAAAATTCAGGGTCACAAAGGTCATGTGCTCTGTTCTTTAGGGAATTAACGACGGACAGTAGGTGACGAGGGTGGTGGTGAGACTGAGCATTGAGGTATCTATCTGTGTGAGTAGGCTTCCTGTAGACAGTGTGCGCCAAGGATCCATCCATCCGACCTATCACTTTTATGTCCAGAAAAGGCAAACTTCGATCTGATTCCAATTCATACGTAAATTTCACCTTCTGATGAATGGAATTGAGATACTGGAGTAATTGCTCAACTTCTTGCTTGCCACCCTTCATGATACAAAAGACATCATCGACATACCGCTTCCATAACTTCACTGCCCATGGTTGCAGGTCTATGTTTGCCTCAAAATGCTCCATCCAGATATTTGCTAAAACCGGCGCCACCGGGCTGCCCATAGCAACTCCGTCAATCTGGAGATAATGCTTTCGTCGATATAAAAAGTAGCTCCCTTCTAGACAGTTTCGCAATAACACCATGACCGACTCCAGTATCTCATTGTCAGCTAGCCTTGTCCTAACTACCTCAAGACATTCCTTAACTGGAACATTGGTGAAAAGCGACTCGACATCAAAACTCACCATTATGTCATCTGGTTCCAGCTTAACATCCTTCAGAATGTCCACAAAGTGACGAGAATCTTTCACAAAGGACGACGTTTTACCCACAAGCGGCTGCAACACCGATGCTACATGCTTTGCCAGATCGTAAGTAGGTGAGGCGATTTGACTTACGATTGGTCGCAAGGGCACGTTAGCTTTGtgcgaaccactggattgaactgcataatcccaaagtcctttcaactgaacgtctttactatagcaggaaagtacgtgaagcgattgaaatcaggaaacatcgtaatttcaatcaaaatgaagggcaagggatttcatcttcgtggaatccagtgattagcaagtgtaaacgtgagaaaacttcccgtctcataccatcggatgtcgtgagtgttgtatgtaggcagagtggcaaccctagcgtaaaagtgactgatgacaatcaagtgcgggtagttcgaaaaactcgtacagctagaagatgttgatacaactcccagccagtctacccgtgaccacggacgtaatgtcatgtccgaaacgtcgggttaaatataaaacgtaagttttacgcgattaagtcccgttttaatttaataatatgagtgaagatcgtgttagtttaaatcaatatattgtaAACCGGTACGGGCCGGAGATAGCAATAAAACTCAAACGTCTAGGATGGTTGCGGAAAAAACGAGTGCGTGTAACAACATCGTTGTCATTTTTAATTAAGTGTCGCGATTCGAACTTATTGCCTACGTGCGTAAGACTTAAACCGCGTAGGGATATACCGTTTTCTGCAAACATTCTAAGGGCTGCTAGTATCCGTCTATTGAAACAGCAAATAAGGAACAATTACGCTGAGTTAGATAGAGTGCAGTGCGAATTATACGGGTTGCATAGCGAGTGTAGTGCAGTGTTATCGTGTAGTGATTTTAATGTGTGGGATCGGATAACCTTCGAACAAGCGGACCGTATTTATTATTATCGTACTAAGGTACATGATAGGAAGTATGAGAAGCTGATGTATCGATATGGAAATAACGAGACTGCGGGTGGAAATAACAATTCTAATCCCACCTCCACGGTAATAAACTTATCAACCACTCCTTTAGAAAAAGTGACCGTCGGTATATTGGAAAAAGGGTTGAATTTCGCTATGACACCTAAGCGGATTCCATATGAGGCCGTGATCTGTAGTGTTGAAGAGGCAATATCACGTAACAAGGTTCCGTCTAGGGATGCGGAGGTACTTAGACAGGATGTTGCGGTTATTTTGCGGAAGGCGACATTACCCAAGAGTAACGTGACTACGGAAGAACGTTTAGCTCTGAAGAACCTGAGAGCGAATGAGAATATCCTGGTTCTAAAGGCGGATAAAGGGAACGCCACGGTGGTCATGGACTCGACAGATTACGACGACAAAATTCGGCTTTTACTGAATGATACGAATGTGTATAAGCCCGTTTCATATGACCCTACTGCCAGAGTTACGCGCCGGATAAGGGCTGTCATTAGGGACTACAGGGAGTTGTTCCAGGATGATGTCTTTGACCGTTTACACAGGCCTAGAATAGTGCAATCGCCGAAATTGTATGGGCTGCCGAAGGTACACAAAGCTAACGTGCCCTTGCGACCAATCGTAAGTCAAATCGCCTCACCTACTTACGATCTGGCAAAGCATGTAGCATCGGTGTTGCAGCCGCTTGTGGGTAAAACGTCGTCCTTTGTGAAAGATTCTCGTCACTTTGTGGACATTCTGAAGGATGTTAAGCTGGAACCAGATGACATAATGGTGAGTTTTGATGTCGAGTCGCTTTTCACCAATGTTCCAGTTAAGGAATGTCTTGAGGTAGTTAGGACAAGGCTAGCTGACAATGAGATACTGGAGTCGGTCATGGTGTTATTGCGAAACTGTCTAGAAGGGAGCTACTTTTTATATCGACGAAAGCATTATCTCCAGATTGACGGAGTTGCTATGGGCAGCCCGGTGGCGCCGGTTTTAGCAAATATCTGGATGGAGCATTTTGAGGCAAACATAGACCTGCAACCATGGGCAGTGAAGTTATGGAAGCGGTATGTCGATGATGTCTTTTGTATCATGAAGGGTGGCAAGCAAGAAGTTGAGCAATTACTCCAGTATCTCAATTCCATTCATCAGAAGGTGAAATTTACGTATGAATTGGAATCAGATCGAAGTTTGCCTTTTCTGGACATAAAAGTGATAGGTCGGATGGATGGATCCTTGGCGCACACTGTCTACAGGAAGCCTACTCACACAGATAGATACCTCAATGCTCAGTCTCACCACCACCCTCGTCACCTACTGTCCGTCGTTAATTCCCTAAAGAACAGAGCACATGACCTTTGTGACCCTGAATTTTTAGAGAGTGAGATGTCACACATTCAGGAGGTTCTTAGAAAGAATGGGTACAGGGTGGATTGTCGGCAACCAAGACGAAAGCCTGCGAAGAAGCATCCGAATGTTGCAAGACGACCGGCATTTATGCCCTATGTCAAGGGAGTGACAGACAAGGTTGGTACCATACTAAAGAAGTATTCGATACAGACTGTGTACATGCCGTTGTCGAAGGTGGCGGGGCAactaaggtcagcaaaggatgttattccatatcagacgccaggcgtttataagattgactgtagctgtggtagttcttatattggagaaaccaaacgcaccatagcggaaagggtcaaagaacatatcgcggcggtcaaaaaacgacaaataaataagtctgcggttgccgagcatttgctagagtcaggaccgaaccactggattgaactgcataatcccaaagtcctttcaactgaacgtctttactatagcaggaaagtacgtgaagcgattgaaatcaggaaacatcgtaatttcaatcaaaatgaagggcaagggatttcatcttcgtggaatccagtgattagcaagtgtaaacgtgagaaaacttcccgtctcataccatcggatgtcgtgagtgttgtatgtaggcagagtggcaaccctagcgtaaaagtgactgatgacaatcaagtgcgggtagttcgaaaaactcgtacagctagaagatgttgatacaactcccagccagtctacccgtgaccacggacgtaatgtcatgtccgaaacgtcgggttaaatataaaacgtaagttttacgcgattaagtcccgttttaatttaataatatgagtgaagatcgtgttagtttaaatcaatatatatatGATTATGACAGAAAATCAAAACCAACGAGAGCGATCTTAAAGAAACTGAAGTAGTAAGAAAGTTTCTATTTCATGCAAGTGTTGAAAGCCAATAAATGCTCTTTCAAGTCCCCATGTAGGAAACGTTTCTTCCAAAACAAACTCGGTGCCGCGCGGATATCAACGTTTTTCCACAAGATTAATCCCATCGCCGAGGGAGCTAGTGCCGTAGGGTGAATGACACGCAGAAGCGGCTTTTCCTTCTCTTTCACACGTCTTTTTTATTCCACTTTATTTTGTAAGACATGCCATCTTTTCCAGGAAAGACTTTCTCAAGAAGTACATAACATACAAACAtaaatcacgcctgtgtcccataaaggggtaggggAACCACTAAAGTTGCaataccactcttggcaaaaaggggttaaaagaaatcgaaattgtgacattgcagtgataggttgccagcctctcgcctacgccacgatttaacccatatcccacagttgacttctacgacacccacgggaagaaagggggtggtgaaattcttaacccgtcaccacgggTTCCCAAGAAGTGCCATACTTATACTACCGGAGGCAATGCTCTTGGAGTTAAGACTATGAGATGAATATGTCTGATCATATATCAACATTAACATGCAGGGTGTCCCAGAAGTGTTAGATTTAAATGTAATGTGTATTTATATAATCTTACTATTTGCATGTTACCTATTATGTTACTGGCTTACAGCAAGCATGTCTATTCTTCATagtatttgaattttatatttcgcCTGTTCTTATTTTTGTCTGCATGACAATATCATGTCACTTGATTTGTTTGTTTACTTTAGGATGCACGTTATTTAATATATCTTAATTATACCTAAACAGTCTCGTGTTATTTAACCATTGCGTACTCAGAAAGCTGCGCTACAAGAAGTGCCACGCCACAGTGACACCAGAGGTAGGGCATTTCAAGAGGACCCTAAACAACCTAACATGATCTCAGTAAAATGTTCACCGTTTTCAAGTTATTtccaaaataagtttttttttcaggatCGGCTTTCGCGTTACAATTTTAGTTCTAGCATCCAATTTAAATCCTATAGAAGTCATTTTTTGGTGTGCTGAAAAAGGAAAACTTAGTTTGGAAATAACTCCAAAATGGTGAACACTTTACTGAGGTCATGTTCGGTTGGTTAGGATCCTCTTGAGCTGCCGTACCTATGGTAGTACTTCCGGGACACACTGTATATCATCTTCCTTCCTAATCTGAGAACTACTAGTTCATAATTTTGCGCTATTAAGGCATTAGAAGGTATTCCCAAAAGTAGGAAGTCCTTTGGACACTCTAtcattcatttaataataatcaaatattaatgataataaataataatgttatatgTAAAGAATCGCAGactatataaaaatgtatagttattgaacaaatgtataaaatgtagaTAATGTGTATAgatgtaattacataaatatgtgcAATAATCTAATATGGTAAAAGTTATGACCTGTAATTTTCATTACCAATAaagaatgtctatgtctatgtctatgtccaTTTTGATTCGATCTGTATTTTTCACGACAAAATAAAACCTACTGGGGAccaatttttgaatttcaaaAGCATAAATTAGCCATTCGAAAGTCTGCGGAAAACGacaaaatgctatttttgaGAAAGGCTagtagtaattttaaatctagtggtaatgaccactcgtttttatttctgttagtagaatttaaatcgttcGTAGCGGAGATATTATATTAAACGATATTCACGAAATTGAATGGTCGTCATTCAAAAATCTACTCCTTGTATAGATGCTGGCCAAAGTTGCAGCAATAATGCAGCACATTTTTGCAGGGAATGTAAAATTTCACACAAACTCGacgttatgatatattatgacatATCAGTATTATGTCATAACGTCGAGTTAACCGCAAACCCAAAAACATTTCACTACCGTGACACTATGATATCGATACTGTGGCACTAATGCCACGTCTACACACAAGCATAAAGAACCGAATAATTAACCGTACATAATGCGATTTAGTGCGGCACGCAATAAACCCAGCGTGCCGTGAACGATAACGGTCGAGCGGGATCAGGACCAAGAACGCCCCGCTGAATCAATGCAACTTCAAAAGGttccaaaattaaattttatccgGCTCATTTTATAAAGTTCAATGGCCTTCAACTGAGGCAACTTTCCCTTGCATTGTGACTCGAGCATATTTCATAATTTCAAATGAGAAATAGCTTCTAATTGAATAACTAAAATGAAtatatagaacattcttacacagatttactgagtTCCACGCTAAGCTCAAGCTGTGTTGTAGGTACCCAGCCGATGATTAAGTATACAAAGAATAACCCCCCAAttgaggaacaaatatctgtgctcatcatacatttattatatgccctttccgggattctAACTA is a window encoding:
- the LOC125229871 gene encoding protein enabled homolog, which translates into the protein MSSEQPTKMTTRRDVLIAKMQQLQKELKTANELNKKLLQEQEESEQEIERVVRTNTTLKNQLANQDVEYEDLQGQRDELQAIVNRFQQCQDIHELALQRVRDLQQQLEESESKHVCKYCSGNPVPADNNMKPGSGYNLSFESPRPPTRPAAPSSPALRAVLAAPGSPALRALFASRPSLALEPSRDLHPVSSFGDPAPVPAQPPSSPPGVVERVPSRPSIAGPAPSPPALVEPASSPPSLATLALALLTYVSPAPAPPPLVSPPSPRLAPPSSPPPPRSMLVSKCSIQMFANTGATGLPIATPSIWR